One window of Acidobacteriaceae bacterium genomic DNA carries:
- a CDS encoding L-threonylcarbamoyladenylate synthase, giving the protein MPNTIRLRADDPADVERAAQLLRAGRLVAFPTETVYGLGADALSAKAVAAIFVAKQRPAWDPLIVHVPGVGDIDRIALIPDELRSCVENLAAAFWPGPLTMLLPRSATVPDAVTAGRPLVGIRVPSHPAAQALLRAVSLPIAAPSANRFGHTSPTTADHVLADLGGRIDAVLDAGPTHVGIESTVVDVTRTPIVQYRPGAITPRQIEEACGLPVEVYLPTVAEKKLREPEALPSPGVGIRHYAPRARVRLVEGSAESLQRKLAAAVAEEKNAGVLLPIGWSAPQNAIVQPWATWDQPERLAATLFAGLRALDARGVEIILVPLPPPGGMYDAIRDRLLKAAREK; this is encoded by the coding sequence ATGCCGAACACGATCAGGTTACGCGCCGACGATCCGGCCGACGTCGAGCGCGCCGCACAGTTACTGAGAGCCGGTCGTCTCGTCGCCTTCCCGACGGAGACCGTCTATGGCCTGGGCGCCGATGCGCTTTCCGCAAAGGCGGTCGCCGCCATCTTTGTCGCGAAACAACGGCCCGCGTGGGATCCGCTCATTGTTCACGTGCCGGGTGTGGGCGACATCGACCGTATCGCCCTGATTCCTGACGAACTCCGTAGCTGCGTAGAAAACCTCGCGGCAGCGTTCTGGCCCGGACCCCTGACGATGCTGCTGCCCAGGTCCGCGACGGTGCCCGACGCTGTGACCGCGGGGCGGCCGCTGGTCGGAATCCGAGTGCCGTCGCATCCGGCGGCACAGGCGCTTCTACGCGCCGTGAGCCTGCCCATTGCAGCGCCGAGCGCGAACCGGTTCGGCCACACAAGCCCCACAACTGCGGACCATGTTCTCGCCGATCTGGGCGGCCGCATCGATGCTGTGCTCGACGCGGGACCAACGCACGTCGGCATTGAATCCACGGTCGTTGACGTCACACGCACGCCGATCGTGCAGTATCGCCCGGGAGCCATTACGCCGCGGCAGATCGAAGAGGCGTGCGGCCTGCCGGTCGAGGTTTACCTACCGACTGTTGCCGAGAAGAAACTGCGCGAGCCGGAGGCTCTGCCATCGCCTGGAGTCGGGATTCGACACTACGCTCCGCGGGCTCGTGTGCGGCTGGTCGAGGGTTCAGCGGAGTCCTTGCAGCGGAAGCTCGCGGCAGCAGTTGCGGAAGAGAAGAATGCCGGGGTACTGCTGCCGATTGGCTGGTCCGCGCCGCAGAACGCCATCGTCCAGCCGTGGGCGACGTGGGACCAACCTGAACGGTTGGCTGCGACGCTGTTCGCCGGGCTGCGCGCGCTGGACGCCCGGGGTGTCGAGATTATCCTCGTTCCGCTGCCGCCGCCCGGCGGAATGTACGACGCGATCCGCGACCGGCTGCTCAAGGCTGCTCGCGAGAAGTAG
- a CDS encoding RNA chaperone Hfq — translation MPNRTPRVNDATIPLPPNNRKDDANSFNGTRKLVRPRLPARERRHDPHAEDPLSHAMQETLPNVESSHAEAFYFQKQIQQQTDMTVVLEDGEQMHGQLEWYDRCVIKMRIGRQRVLIYKAVIKYLLKTSELHAGSSIMK, via the coding sequence ATGCCAAACAGGACTCCCCGCGTGAACGACGCCACCATTCCGCTGCCGCCAAACAACCGTAAAGACGACGCCAACAGCTTTAACGGCACACGCAAGCTCGTCCGTCCCCGGCTTCCCGCACGCGAGCGACGGCACGATCCGCATGCCGAGGATCCACTCTCGCACGCCATGCAGGAGACGCTGCCGAATGTGGAGAGCTCGCATGCCGAGGCGTTCTACTTTCAGAAGCAGATCCAGCAGCAGACTGATATGACCGTGGTGCTCGAAGACGGCGAGCAGATGCACGGCCAGCTCGAATGGTATGACCGCTGCGTGATCAAGATGCGCATTGGCCGCCAGCGAGTCCTCATCTACAAGGCGGTCATCAAATACCTCCTCAAAACCAGTGAGCTGCATGCGGGCTCGTCCATCATGAAATAA
- a CDS encoding DNA polymerase III subunit delta', with product MAVPSSFSEFLGNTAVVDNLRAAIAAGRLPHSLVIAGARGSGKYTLALLLTMALECETQPREVDAHGRELAAFCGRCRNCTRIAESAELEARVDEAIAAREDMRETDKKDTRVLVQTHPDVLVVPPDPPQLLIKLGQIRTVIQRAQYLPTEAPAKVFIITASSFMKEAANSLLKLLEEPPAYVHLILLTENPGELLPTIRSRCAFARLGALPPDEIADLLASRRPDWSRTDRELIGRLSEGAAGRALAFNLPEYASARADAFSLLAGLERTNDHSPLFKTTETYRSGAEGQAKTAALLRALASLLEDVLVIQSGAPDRVRNVDRRKDLERIAQTVSFDWIEGAMRAVDAAHSGMRRNLLRSLSLDSLALQLESARM from the coding sequence GTGGCGGTCCCTTCCAGCTTCTCTGAATTTCTGGGCAACACGGCTGTTGTCGACAACCTGCGTGCGGCGATCGCCGCCGGTCGGCTGCCGCACTCGCTCGTCATCGCAGGCGCCCGCGGCAGTGGAAAGTACACGCTTGCTCTGCTTCTCACCATGGCGCTCGAGTGCGAGACACAACCGCGCGAGGTCGACGCACACGGCCGCGAGTTGGCCGCCTTCTGCGGCCGCTGTCGCAACTGCACCCGCATCGCTGAATCCGCGGAACTCGAAGCGCGTGTAGACGAGGCCATCGCCGCGCGTGAGGACATGCGGGAAACCGACAAGAAGGACACCCGCGTTCTGGTCCAGACCCACCCCGATGTGCTGGTCGTGCCTCCTGATCCGCCGCAACTGCTGATCAAGCTCGGCCAGATCCGCACCGTCATTCAGCGCGCGCAGTATCTCCCCACCGAGGCGCCCGCGAAGGTCTTCATCATCACAGCCTCGAGCTTCATGAAGGAGGCGGCGAACTCGCTCCTGAAGCTGCTCGAAGAGCCGCCCGCATACGTTCACCTGATTCTTCTGACCGAAAATCCCGGCGAGCTTCTTCCGACCATCCGGTCCCGTTGCGCATTCGCCAGGCTCGGCGCTCTGCCGCCGGACGAGATCGCGGACCTGCTCGCATCGCGTCGGCCAGACTGGTCGCGCACCGATCGTGAACTCATCGGCAGGCTCAGCGAGGGCGCCGCCGGCCGTGCGCTGGCCTTCAACCTGCCCGAGTACGCCTCAGCCCGCGCCGATGCGTTCTCTCTGCTTGCCGGCCTCGAGCGCACCAACGATCACTCACCACTCTTCAAAACAACCGAGACCTATCGTTCCGGCGCCGAGGGCCAGGCGAAGACGGCGGCGCTTCTGCGCGCGCTGGCGAGTCTGCTTGAAGATGTGCTCGTGATTCAGTCCGGTGCACCCGACCGCGTACGCAATGTCGACCGTCGCAAAGACCTGGAACGGATCGCGCAAACCGTGTCCTTCGACTGGATAGAGGGCGCTATGCGTGCCGTGGACGCAGCGCACAGCGGCATGCGACGCAACTTGTTACGCTCGCTCTCTTTGGACTCGTTGGCGCTGCAGCTCGAGAGTGCGCGGATGTGA
- a CDS encoding cytochrome P450 — protein MSTSLYHGDYVGPTQEGEWHLPPGLKRPLHHYFRRRWVNFGKPIPLFEHLHARFGRIACYRFMGTLIVFVNDPEWINEILINQASSFVKERTLRRMKILLGEGLITSDDPIHMRQRRIAAPAFHRQRIAGYAAQMVANAGTLRESWRDGDELDISAAMMRLSLQIIARTLFDQEVTPAVLSVADEVNTIMGLYNFLVAFPRLEDVLDWPIPGVMQFRRSRARLDAIVHRMIADRRALTREQLEQRHDLLSMLIAAQDEDVTSTTAVSQGMSDEQVRDEALTIFLAGYETVANAMAWTWYLLSQNPASRERMECEVDEVLGGRTPTIEDLPNLRYTEMVFAESMRLYPPAWAMGRQATKPVQLGEYRLPPGTHIFFSQYVIHRSPVYWDEPLAFRPERHTPEAKATRPRFVYFPFGGGRRQCIGEGFAWMEGVLALATIAQRWRLEFVPRFPIVPQAKITLRPKFPMMMRLHARAWSQPLR, from the coding sequence GTGAGCACAAGCCTCTATCACGGCGACTACGTTGGTCCGACGCAAGAGGGTGAGTGGCATCTCCCGCCTGGCCTGAAGCGACCGCTGCATCATTACTTTCGCAGGCGCTGGGTAAACTTCGGCAAACCCATCCCTCTCTTTGAGCACCTGCACGCGCGCTTCGGACGAATCGCGTGCTACCGCTTCATGGGCACCCTGATCGTCTTCGTGAACGATCCGGAATGGATCAACGAGATCCTGATCAACCAGGCGTCGAGCTTCGTAAAAGAGCGCACGCTGCGCCGCATGAAGATTCTGCTGGGCGAAGGCCTCATCACGTCCGACGATCCCATCCACATGCGGCAACGCAGAATCGCCGCACCCGCATTTCACCGCCAGCGCATCGCGGGCTACGCCGCCCAGATGGTGGCGAACGCCGGTACTTTGCGCGAGAGCTGGCGCGACGGCGATGAGCTGGATATCTCTGCAGCGATGATGCGGCTTAGTCTGCAGATCATTGCGCGGACCTTGTTCGACCAGGAGGTGACGCCCGCTGTGTTGTCGGTCGCCGACGAAGTGAACACAATCATGGGCCTCTATAACTTCCTCGTCGCCTTCCCCAGGTTAGAAGACGTACTGGACTGGCCCATCCCCGGCGTCATGCAGTTTCGCAGGTCGCGCGCCAGACTCGATGCGATTGTCCACCGCATGATCGCCGACCGTCGCGCGCTCACGCGGGAGCAACTGGAGCAGCGGCACGACCTGCTCTCAATGCTGATTGCCGCGCAGGACGAGGACGTCACGTCGACGACGGCCGTGAGCCAGGGAATGTCCGACGAGCAGGTCCGTGACGAGGCGCTCACTATCTTCCTCGCCGGCTACGAGACCGTCGCGAACGCGATGGCATGGACGTGGTATCTGCTCAGCCAGAACCCTGCCTCTCGCGAGCGCATGGAGTGCGAGGTCGACGAGGTGCTCGGCGGACGGACGCCAACCATCGAGGACCTCCCGAACCTGCGCTACACCGAGATGGTCTTCGCCGAATCGATGAGACTGTATCCGCCGGCATGGGCGATGGGAAGACAGGCCACCAAACCCGTGCAGCTTGGCGAGTACCGCCTGCCACCTGGAACGCATATCTTCTTCAGCCAATACGTCATTCACCGCTCGCCAGTTTATTGGGACGAGCCGCTGGCGTTTCGGCCGGAGCGGCACACGCCGGAAGCCAAGGCGACGCGCCCGCGCTTTGTCTACTTCCCTTTCGGTGGTGGCCGCAGGCAGTGCATCGGCGAAGGCTTTGCATGGATGGAAGGCGTCCTCGCGCTGGCCACAATAGCGCAGCGCTGGCGACTCGAGTTCGTCCCGCGCTTTCCCATCGTTCCGCAGGCCAAGATCACGCTCCGTCCGAAATTTCCGATGATGATGCGGCTGCACGCTCGCGCTTGGTCGCAGCCTCTGCGATAG
- the tmk gene encoding dTMP kinase, whose product MRRGFFITFEGLDGAGKTTQLRRLAAALESEGHRVVTLRQPGGTRLGDRIRGVLLDSKSETELGEIAPAAEMALMFADRAQSLKEIILPALDRREIVLCDRYTDSSEAYQGAGRGLGAERVLAMHSAACDNVQPDLTLLLLPPLNASLARARRRNDRHVRQHGTDENRFEREGDAFYSRVYDQYRVIAEREPQRVALLDQPGTIEQIADKILAVVRQRLGNTVGVETASAS is encoded by the coding sequence GTGAGGCGCGGATTTTTCATCACGTTCGAGGGCCTGGACGGTGCGGGCAAGACCACCCAGCTCCGCCGCCTGGCAGCCGCGCTTGAAAGCGAAGGACACCGCGTGGTCACCCTGCGCCAGCCCGGCGGCACAAGGCTCGGTGACCGCATTCGCGGCGTATTGCTGGATTCAAAAAGCGAGACGGAGCTAGGTGAGATCGCCCCTGCCGCGGAGATGGCCCTGATGTTTGCCGACCGGGCACAATCACTCAAAGAGATCATCCTCCCGGCCCTTGATCGTCGCGAGATTGTTCTCTGCGACCGCTACACCGATTCCTCGGAGGCATACCAGGGGGCTGGCCGCGGGCTCGGTGCCGAGCGGGTACTCGCAATGCACAGCGCCGCCTGCGATAACGTCCAGCCTGATCTCACGCTGCTTTTGTTGCCGCCGCTCAACGCCTCACTCGCACGCGCTCGCCGCCGAAACGACCGTCATGTTCGTCAGCATGGGACCGATGAAAACAGGTTCGAGCGCGAGGGTGACGCGTTTTACAGCCGCGTCTACGATCAGTACCGGGTCATTGCTGAGCGCGAGCCGCAACGTGTTGCCCTGCTCGATCAGCCTGGAACCATCGAGCAGATTGCAGATAAGATTCTGGCGGTAGTCCGCCAGCGGCTGGGCAACACAGTGGGGGTCGAGACTGCGAGCGCGTCGTGA